Proteins from a genomic interval of Diceros bicornis minor isolate mBicDic1 chromosome 34, mDicBic1.mat.cur, whole genome shotgun sequence:
- the LOC131397876 gene encoding peptidoglycan recognition protein 1-like, whose product MPTMSRPCALLAWTLLTLLGLGAAQEDLTSCDPIVPQREWRALASTCERRLNLPARYVVVSHTAGSPCDTPATCLKQVQNVQSYHVWNLGWCDVGYNFLIGEDRLVYEGRGWNTHGAHSGPTWNPISIGISFMGNYMERAPPQRALRAAQSLLACGVARGALSRDYEVKGHRDVQQTLSPGDQLYRIIQTWPHYRD is encoded by the exons ATGCCCACCATGTCCCGCCCCTGCGCGCTGCTCGCCTGGACCCTCCTCACTCTCCTCGGGCTCGGAGCGGCTCAAGAAGACTTGACCTCATGTGACCCCATCGTGCCCCAGAGAGAGTGGAGGGCCCTGGCATCCACGTGCGAACGGCGCCTGAACCTGCCCGCGCGCTATGTGGTGGTGTCACACACGGCGGGAAGCCCCTGCGACACCCCGGCCACGTGCCTGAAGCAGGTCCAGAACGTTCAGAGCTACCACGTGTGGAACCTGGGCTGGTGCGACGTGGGCTACAA CTTCCTGATTGGAGAAGACAGGCTTGTGTATGAGGGCCGGGGCTGGAACACCCACGGCGCCCACTCAGGTCCCACCTGGAACCCCATCTCCATCGGCATCAGCTTCATGGGTAACTACATGG AGCGAGCGCCCCCGCAGCGAGCCCTCAGGGCGGCCCAAAGTCTGCTGGCCTGTGGCGTGGCCCGGGGAGCCTTGAGCCGTGACTACGAGGTCAAAGGACACCGGGATGTGCAACAGACGCTCTCTCCAGGTGACCAGCTCTACAGAATCATCCAGACTTGGCCACACTACAGGGACTGA